One window of Cydia strobilella chromosome 10, ilCydStro3.1, whole genome shotgun sequence genomic DNA carries:
- the LOC134744947 gene encoding uncharacterized protein LOC134744947, with translation MCKSEASNILGVSKGGISTEKDPTWWNEEVKEAVKIKRELFKLWQLTKLDVDKMEYIKAKKSAKQKVAQSIANSKEQFYRRLEDAKTDVEVFRIAKQRHKTSLDIKRSWYEIPADLWKKMGPIGWEWLARLFNVILATTKIPNSWRQSFLIPFFKNKGDVSVCGNYRGIKLTSHTLKVWERIINNRLITLVDVSVNQFGFTATRMPIKTKGKVYKTEIRPALTYGAECWALKKVHEQKVHTNEMRMLRWAAGVTRLDKVRNEHIRGSFKIAPITEKLSEQRLRWYGHIMRRGDDHVVKKALALQETKRGPGRRPATWWSTVSKDLERAQLNPQTTQDRRSWRMRTRRADP, from the exons ATGTGCAAAAGTGAAGCTTCGAACATCTTGGGAGTTTCAAAAGGTGGTATAAGTACTGAGAAAGATCCTACTTGGTGGAATGAGGAAGTCAAAGAAGCTGTTAAAATCAAGAGAGAACTCTTCAAACTTTGGCAGCTCACGAAACTGGACGTGGACAAGATGGAGTACATAAAAGCTAAAAAGTCAGCAAAACAAAAGGTGGCACAGTCGATTGCTAATTCAAAAGAACAATTTTATCGTAGACTTGAGGACGCCAAAACGGATGTTGAAGTATTCAGAATCGCGAAACAACGGCACAAGACCTCACTGGacataaaac GTAGCTGGTATGAAATACCAGCTGACCTATGGAAGAAGATGGGTCCTATAGGATGGGAATGGCTGGCACGACTGTTTAATGTGATTTTAGCGACTACTAAGATACCGAATTCTTGGCGACAGAGTTTTCTTATACCTTTCTTTAAAAACAAAGGCGATGTAAGTGTGTGTGGAAATTACCGTGGAATTAAACTTACCTCACACACTTTGAAAGTCTGGGAAAGGATTATAAACAATCGCCTCATAACTCTGGTGGATGTGTCGGTAAACCAGTTTGGCTTCACTGCTACCAG AATGCCGATCAAGACCAAAGGCAAAGTGTATAAAACGGAAATAAGACCTGCCTTAACATATGGTGCTGAGTGCTGGGCGCTGAAAAAGGTGCACGAACAAAAAGTCCATACCAACGAAATGAGGATGCTGAGATGGGCTGCGGGTGTAACTAGACTTGATAAAGTGCGTAACGAGCACATCAGAGGAAGTTTCAAAATAGCGCCCATCACTGAGAAACTCTCCGAACAGAGGCTGAGGTGGTATGGACATATTATGAGGCGTGGCGATGACCATGTCGTGAAAAAGGCACTGGCCCTTCAGGAAACCAAAAGAGGACCAGGGCGCCGGCCTGCTACTTGGTGGTCTACCGTGTCAAAGGATTTAGAACGAGCCCAATTAAATCcacagacaacccaggacagacggtcctggcgcatgagaacgaggagagccgacccc